One Phocaeicola dorei genomic region harbors:
- a CDS encoding RagB/SusD family nutrient uptake outer membrane protein, giving the protein MKTINKIVGIVTSISLAGIMSCCSNDLTEKVYSSITQDSYEYTVKDFKSVVSSVYSPLRGVFSHTGFWTANEVTGDAIVSPPTATGWYDGGQYMHFHYHDWNSELANIKEFWDWMYRGALFANYSIELIESGKVPAPSLEAKEQGIMELRAARAFYYWLICDNFGDAPLVITTSDEMPEKSSRKEIFDFIVKELIEVIPYLSEEQGGAMYGRFNKWAAKTLLANVYLNAEVYTGTAHWEDCIVQCNDIINNSPCMLSQNFKDSFRSSGVESSKEIILAVPYDKIIATGNDMHMRSWQAQLKDKFNLEATPWGSGTTMAITQFADTYDEDDSRIDDTWLRGAQYSSNGEILKGIYDNIGEDFIIVKEIPDASYVKEFEGWRMNKFEVAPQTPSSSDTDFPFFRFAEVLMMKAECLLRTGQPGAGALVSQVRERAFRDHPEKIMVTDEQLKANSIYQYGYVEKYHIVDPGNQDPVEFGRLYDELGWEFVWEAHRRRDMIRFGLFTKKSWLSHKPKGDYRSVFPIPEVVLTSNPKLTQNPNYLQK; this is encoded by the coding sequence ATGAAAACAATAAATAAGATAGTAGGTATAGTTACTTCTATAAGCTTGGCGGGAATAATGTCATGTTGTAGTAATGATTTAACAGAAAAAGTATATTCTTCAATAACACAGGATAGTTATGAATATACGGTAAAAGATTTTAAATCTGTGGTTTCAAGTGTATATTCACCTTTACGTGGAGTGTTTAGCCATACGGGATTTTGGACAGCGAATGAAGTGACTGGAGATGCAATAGTATCTCCTCCTACTGCCACAGGTTGGTATGATGGTGGCCAATATATGCATTTTCATTATCATGATTGGAATTCTGAGCTGGCTAATATTAAAGAATTTTGGGATTGGATGTATCGGGGAGCTTTATTTGCTAATTATTCTATAGAATTGATTGAGAGTGGTAAAGTACCCGCTCCTTCTTTGGAGGCAAAGGAACAAGGAATAATGGAACTAAGAGCAGCTAGAGCTTTTTATTATTGGTTGATATGTGATAATTTTGGAGATGCTCCTTTGGTAATTACTACATCAGATGAAATGCCAGAAAAAAGTTCTCGTAAGGAAATCTTTGATTTTATAGTAAAAGAACTGATTGAAGTTATACCTTATTTAAGCGAGGAGCAAGGAGGTGCTATGTATGGACGATTTAATAAATGGGCGGCAAAGACATTGTTGGCGAATGTGTATTTGAACGCTGAAGTGTATACAGGAACGGCTCATTGGGAGGATTGTATTGTACAATGTAACGATATAATCAATAATAGCCCTTGTATGCTCTCTCAAAATTTTAAAGATTCATTCAGATCATCTGGAGTTGAGTCTTCAAAAGAAATTATTTTAGCAGTACCTTATGATAAAATTATTGCAACAGGAAATGATATGCATATGCGTTCTTGGCAAGCTCAGTTAAAAGATAAATTTAATTTGGAAGCAACTCCTTGGGGAAGTGGAACAACAATGGCAATAACTCAGTTTGCTGATACTTATGATGAAGATGATAGTCGTATAGATGATACATGGCTTAGAGGAGCACAATATAGTAGTAACGGTGAAATACTAAAGGGGATTTATGATAATATAGGTGAGGATTTTATCATTGTAAAAGAGATACCTGATGCTAGTTATGTAAAAGAATTTGAGGGGTGGCGCATGAATAAATTTGAGGTCGCTCCTCAGACTCCTTCTTCTTCTGATACTGATTTCCCTTTTTTCCGTTTTGCTGAGGTGTTGATGATGAAAGCAGAGTGTTTACTGCGAACGGGGCAGCCGGGGGCTGGTGCTTTGGTTTCTCAGGTTAGGGAACGAGCTTTTAGAGATCATCCAGAAAAAATAATGGTTACGGATGAGCAACTTAAAGCTAATTCTATTTATCAATATGGTTATGTAGAGAAATATCATATTGTAGATCCAGGTAATCAAGACCCGGTTGAGTTCGGACGATTGTATGATGAGTTGGGGTGGGAATTTGTTTGGGAGGCTCACCGAAGAAGGGACATGATTCGTTTTGGTTTGTTTACTAAAAAAAGTTGGTTGTCACATAAGCCTAAAGGAGATTACCGTAGTGTTTTCCCTATACCAGAGGTTGTTTTAACTTCAAATCCAAAATTAACTCAAAATCCGAATTATTTGCAAAAGTAA